One segment of Panicum virgatum strain AP13 chromosome 3K, P.virgatum_v5, whole genome shotgun sequence DNA contains the following:
- the LOC120699673 gene encoding putative glutaredoxin-C14, whose protein sequence is MADRVMKLASERAVVVFTLSSCCMGHTVAKLMQDLSVNALVHELDSDPRGKEMECALLKMLGGRGPAVPAVFIGGKLVGGTNRVMSLHLGSELVPMLKSAGALWL, encoded by the coding sequence ATGGCTGACCGTGTGATGAAGCTGGCGTCGGAGCGCGCGGTGGTGGTGTTCACGCTGAGTTCCTGCTGCATGGGCCACACGGTGGCGAAGCTGATGCAGGACCTGAGCGTAAACGCGCTGGTGCACGAGCTGGACAGCGACCCCAGGGGCAAGGAGATGGAGTGCGCGCTGCTCAAGATGCTCGGCGGTAGGGGCCCTGCCGTCCCCGCCGTCTTTATCGGCGGCAAGCTCGTCGGCGGCACCAACAGGGTCATGTCCCTTCACCTCGGCAGCGAGCTGGTGCCCATGCTCAAGAGCGCCGGCGCGCTCTGGCTGTAG
- the LOC120699674 gene encoding glutaredoxin-C15-like, whose amino-acid sequence MAERVSRLSTEKAVVIFTRSQCPMCHAMLSLFSELDVCAAVHELDKDPRGRDMERELARRLGRAPPVPAVFVGGNLVGSTDKVMSLHLAGKLVPMLKAAGAIWL is encoded by the coding sequence atggcggagAGGGTGTCGAGGCTGTCGACGGAGAAGGCTGTGGTGATCTTCACGCGGAGCCAGTGCCCGATGTGCCACGCGATGTTGAGCCTCTTCTCCGAGCTCGACGTGTGCGCGGCGGTGCACGAGCTGGACAAGGACCCGCGCGGCCGCGACATGGAACGGGAGCTCGcccgccgcctcggccgcgcgccgccggtccCTGCTGTCTTCGTCGGCGGCAACCTCGTCGGCTCCACCGACAAGGTCATGTCGCTCCACCTCGCCGGCAAGCTCGTGCCCATGCtcaaggccgccggcgccataTGGCTCTGA
- the LOC120699675 gene encoding putative glutaredoxin-C14, with protein sequence MADRVMKLASERAVVVFTLSSCCMCHTVTKLMQDLSVNALVHELDSDPRGKEMERALLKMLGGRAPAVPAVFIGGQLVGGTNRIMSLHLGGELVPILMNAGALWL encoded by the coding sequence ATGGCCGACCGTGTGATGAAGCTGGCGTCGGAGCGAGCGGTGGTGGTGTTCACGCTGAGCTCCTGCTGCATGTGCCACACGGTGACGAAGCTCATGCAGGACCTGAGCGTGAACGCGCTGGTGCACGAGCTGGACAGCGACCCCAGGGGCAAGGAGATGGAGCGCGCGCTGCTCAAGATGCTCGGCGGCAGGGCCCCTGCCGTCCCCGCCGTCTTCATCGGCGGCCAGCTTGTCGGCGGCACCAACAGGATCATGTCCCTCCacctcggcggcgagctcgtGCCCATTCTCATGAACGCCGGCGCGCTCTGGCTGTAG
- the LOC120699677 gene encoding glutaredoxin-C15-like → MAERVSRLSTEKAVVIFTRSQCPMCHAMLSLFSELDVCAAVHELDKDPRGRDMERELARRLGRTPPVPAVFVGDNLVGSTDKVMSLHLGGELVPMLKAAGAIWL, encoded by the coding sequence atggcggagAGGGTGTCGAGGCTGTCGACGGAGAAGGCTGTGGTGATCTTCACGCGGAGCCAGTGCCCGATGTGCCACGCGATGTTGAGCCTCTTCTCCGAGCTCGACGTGTGCGCGGCGGTGCACGAGCTGGACAAGGACCCGCGCGGCCGCGACATGGAACGGGAGCTCGCCCGCCGCCTCGGCCGCACGCCGCCGGTCCCTGCTGTCTTCGTCGGCGACAACCTCGTCGGCTCCACCGACAAGGTCATGTCGCTCCacctcggcggcgagctcgtGCCCATGCtcaaggccgccggcgccataTGGCTCTGA
- the LOC120699678 gene encoding putative glutaredoxin-C14, whose amino-acid sequence MADRVMKLASERAVVVFTLSSCCMCHTVTKLMQDLSVNALVHELDSDPRGKEMERALLKMLGGRGPAIPAVFVGGNLVGGTNRVMSLHLAGELVPMLMNAGARWV is encoded by the coding sequence ATGGCCGACCGTGTGATGAAGCTGGCGTCGGAGCGGGCGGTGGTGGTGTTCACGCTGAGCTCCTGCTGCATGTGCCACACGGTGACGAAGCTCATGCAGGACCTGAGCGTGAACGCGCTGGTGCACGAGCTGGACAGCGACCCCAGGGGCAAGGAGATGGAGCGCGCGCTGCTCAAGATGCTCGGCGGCAGGGGCCCCGCCATCCCCGCCGTCTTCGTCGGCGGCAACCTCGTCGGCGGCACCAACAGGGTCATGtccctccacctcgccggcgagctcgtgcCCATGCTCATGAACGCCGGCGCGCGCTGGGTGTAG
- the LOC120699680 gene encoding glutaredoxin-C15-like gives MAERVSRLSTEKAVVIFTRSQCPMCHTVLSLFSELDVCAVVHELDKDPRGRDMERELARRLGRAPPVPAVFVGGNLIGSTDKVMSLHLASKLVPMLKAAGAIWL, from the coding sequence atggcggagaGGGTGTCAAGGCTGTCAACGGAGAAGGCGGTGGTGATCTTCACGAGGAGCCAGTGCCCGATGTGCCACACGGTGTTGAGCCTCTTCTCCGAGCTCGACGTGTGCGCAGTGGTGCACGAGCTGGACAAGGACCCGCGCGGCCGCGACATGGAGCGGGAGCTCGcccgccgcctcggccgcgcgccgccggtccCTGCCGTCTTTGTCGGCGGCAACCTCATTGGCTCCACTGACAAGGTCATGTCGCTGCACCTCGCCAGCAAGCTGGTGCCCATGCTCAAAGCCGCCGGCGCCATATGGCTCTGA
- the LOC120699679 gene encoding atherin-like isoform X2 has protein sequence MNSLPVPSNPAAAPPRDPRRQGSLSVRRLPPGPNPYPVFAASRPTAPAPTLAAAGEGPSGSSASSPEPSAVASPPSRPIHVLRLLPLYGPHLPGFGSHLPPPPPPPSPGFGPRSWRAAPAKRRKRRRWQVQMGSRSGISRTGVGSCKCTTQRFLASAIVISHSTEEQSSRTAAVQEYLMVTNIYDLAAR, from the exons ATGAACAGCCTGCCGGTACCATCCAATCCAGCTGCagcgccgcctcgagatccacgcCGCCAAGGTTCCCTCTCGGTGCGGCGGCTGCCGCCGGGTCCCAACCCCTACCCGGTCTTCGCCGCCTCGCGCCCTACGGCACCGGCGCCGACCCTGGCCGCCGCGGGTGAGGGCCCTTCCGGCTCCTCTGCGTCCTCCCCGGAGCCGTCGGCCGTGGCGTCTCCTCCATCCCGCCCCATCCATGTCCTCCGTCTCCTCCCTCTCTACGGCCCCCATTTGCCAGGGTTTGGCTCCcacctccctccgccgccgccgccgccgtcgccgggctTCGGCCCTCGGAGCTGGAGGGCAGCTCCAGCCAAG AGGCgaaagaggaggaggtggcAAGTTCAAATggggagcaggagcggaattTCAAGGACGGGGGTTGGTTCCTGCAAGTGCACAACGCAA AGATTCTTGGCTTCTGCAATTGTTATCTCACATTCTACTGAAGAGCAATCTTCACGGACAGCTGCTGTGCAAGAGTATCTGATGGTGACAAACATATATGACCTCGCTGCAAG ATGA
- the LOC120699679 gene encoding vegetative cell wall protein gp1-like isoform X1 has product MNSLPVPSNPAAAPPRDPRRQGSLSVRRLPPGPNPYPVFAASRPTAPAPTLAAAGEGPSGSSASSPEPSAVASPPSRPIHVLRLLPLYGPHLPGFGSHLPPPPPPPSPGFGPRSWRAAPAKRRKRRRWQVQMGSRSGISRTGVGSCKCTTQRFLASAIVISHSTEEQSSRTAAVQEYLMVTNIYDLAARQVTSLVLENR; this is encoded by the exons ATGAACAGCCTGCCGGTACCATCCAATCCAGCTGCagcgccgcctcgagatccacgcCGCCAAGGTTCCCTCTCGGTGCGGCGGCTGCCGCCGGGTCCCAACCCCTACCCGGTCTTCGCCGCCTCGCGCCCTACGGCACCGGCGCCGACCCTGGCCGCCGCGGGTGAGGGCCCTTCCGGCTCCTCTGCGTCCTCCCCGGAGCCGTCGGCCGTGGCGTCTCCTCCATCCCGCCCCATCCATGTCCTCCGTCTCCTCCCTCTCTACGGCCCCCATTTGCCAGGGTTTGGCTCCcacctccctccgccgccgccgccgccgtcgccgggctTCGGCCCTCGGAGCTGGAGGGCAGCTCCAGCCAAG AGGCgaaagaggaggaggtggcAAGTTCAAATggggagcaggagcggaattTCAAGGACGGGGGTTGGTTCCTGCAAGTGCACAACGCAA AGATTCTTGGCTTCTGCAATTGTTATCTCACATTCTACTGAAGAGCAATCTTCACGGACAGCTGCTGTGCAAGAGTATCTGATGGTGACAAACATATATGACCTCGCTGCAAGGCAAGTTACTTCTCTTGTGCTGGAGAACAG ATGA